One region of Oryza glaberrima chromosome 7, OglaRS2, whole genome shotgun sequence genomic DNA includes:
- the LOC127778357 gene encoding transcription factor MYB30-like gives MVRPPCCDKDGVKKGPWTPEEDLVLVSYVQEHGPGNWRAVPTRTGLMRCSKSCRLRWTNYLRPGIKRGNFTDQEEKLIVHLQALLGNRWAAIASYLPERTDNDIKNYWNTHLKRKLQGGGAGGDGDGGAAGDAVSPKPAAQRPASSSKGQWERRLQTDIDMARRALREALTSLDDVKPPHQPDAANAAAGGGGATTGAAASAGADSPAASSTSGASQCSPSSAGYVLTTENISRMLDGWARKKGGGGGRRAAGSGPATPGATESASGSSEASEVSYGGTALSAAAAPASAFEYETKPTVTAADAGDETQLSAIESWLFADADGIESGSLLDAAMDYTF, from the exons ATGGTGAGGCCGCCGTGCTGCGACAAGGACGGCGTCAAGAAGGGCCCGTGGACGCCGGAGGAGGACCTCGTCCTCGTCTCCTACGTCCAGGAGCACGGCCCCGGCAACTGGCGCGCCGTCCCGACCAGAACAG GGCTGATGCGGTGCAGCAAGAGCTGTAGGCTCCGGTGGACCAACTACCTGAGGCCCGGGATCAAGCGGGGGAACTTCACCGACCAGGAGGAGAAGCTCATCGTCCACCTCCAGGCGCTCCTCGGCAACCGCTGGGCGGCCATCGCGTCGTACCTCCCCGAGCGCACGGACAACGACATCAAGAACTACTGGAACACCCACCTCAAGCGCAAGctgcagggcggcggcgccggcggtgacggagacggtggcgccgccggcgacgcggtcTCCCCGAAGCCCGCCGCGCAGAGGCCCGCGTCGTCGTCCAAGGGGCAGTGGGAGCGGCGCCTGCAGACCGACATCGACatggcgcgccgcgcgctccgCGAGGCGCTCACGTCGCTCGACGACGTCAAGCCACCGCATCAGCCcgacgccgccaacgccgccgcggggggaggcggcgccaccaccggagCAGCAGCGTCCGCCGGCGCCGATAGCCCCGCCGCGTCGAGCACGTCGGGGGCGTCGCAGTGCTCCCCGTCATCCGCCGGCTACGTCCTCACCACCGAGAACATCTCCCGGATGCTCGACGGGTGGGCCCggaagaagggcggcggcggcggcaggcgcgccgccggcagcgggcCGGCCACCCCCGGCGCCACCGAGAGCGCGTCCGGCTCGTCGGAAGCCTCCGAGGTGTCCTACGGCGGCACGGCCTTgtccgcagcggcggcgcccgcgtccGCCTTCGAGTACGAGACAAAGCcgaccgtcaccgccgccgacgccggcgacgagacgCAGCTCTCCGCCATCGAGTCGTGGCTgttcgccgacgccgacggcatCGAGAGCGGCAGCTTGCTCGACGCGGCCATGGATTACACCTTCTAA